Proteins encoded within one genomic window of Akkermansiaceae bacterium:
- a CDS encoding HRDC domain-containing protein — protein sequence MSASLIDNTEELSAYLAGHSGGQNPPVCAIDTEADSLHRYRESLCLIQFADDSDCVLIDPLAIKDLDPLGDYLSGSIVWMHGADYDMTMLKRQFGRLPGKVYDTQIGARLLGARKFGLGDLVSHYFGIELSKSSQKADWGKRPLSEKMVEYALNDVRYLLEMGRRIVTELQEKGRLEWFEESCDAALRKVLERDDSKEEGWRVQGSGKLERRGLAFLRALWQWRDEEAKAWDRPSFMVAPNRQLLEWSIDLSGGKSVTLPGHFRGDRVKRFKEALAAVAALPEPEYPERPQGKRRKRDRDFDRKLDHFLKIREAAAAKLDIEGSLIAPRAVLESLAADEVVMADVLLKWQQECLQSA from the coding sequence ATGTCTGCGAGCTTGATTGATAATACAGAAGAGCTTTCCGCTTACCTTGCCGGGCACTCCGGCGGCCAAAATCCCCCGGTTTGCGCGATTGATACGGAGGCGGACAGCCTTCACCGATACCGTGAGTCCCTTTGTCTCATCCAGTTTGCGGATGATTCGGACTGCGTTCTCATCGACCCATTGGCGATCAAGGATCTGGATCCCTTGGGCGACTACCTTTCCGGTTCCATTGTCTGGATGCATGGCGCGGACTACGACATGACCATGCTGAAGCGGCAGTTCGGCCGTTTGCCGGGGAAAGTCTATGACACCCAGATCGGTGCCCGTCTGCTCGGTGCCCGCAAGTTTGGTCTGGGCGATCTGGTGAGCCATTACTTCGGAATCGAACTCTCCAAATCCTCGCAGAAAGCGGATTGGGGCAAGCGTCCTCTTTCGGAGAAGATGGTGGAATATGCCCTCAACGACGTCCGCTACCTGTTGGAAATGGGGCGCCGAATCGTGACGGAGCTTCAGGAAAAAGGACGGCTGGAATGGTTTGAGGAGAGTTGTGACGCAGCTCTCCGCAAGGTTCTCGAGCGGGATGACTCGAAGGAAGAGGGATGGCGGGTGCAGGGTTCCGGAAAGCTGGAGCGCCGCGGCCTTGCTTTCCTGCGTGCTCTCTGGCAGTGGCGGGATGAGGAAGCGAAGGCATGGGACCGTCCGTCATTCATGGTGGCGCCGAACCGGCAGTTGCTGGAGTGGAGCATCGATCTGTCCGGCGGAAAGTCAGTGACCTTGCCGGGCCATTTCCGGGGTGACCGGGTGAAGAGGTTCAAGGAGGCGCTGGCGGCCGTCGCCGCGTTGCCTGAGCCGGAGTATCCGGAGCGCCCGCAAGGCAAACGGCGCAAGCGGGACCGGGACTTTGACCGGAAGCTGGATCATTTCCTCAAGATCCGGGAAGCCGCTGCGGCGAAGCTGGATATCGAGGGTTCGCTCATTGCCCCCAGGGCGGTTCTGGAAAGTCTCGCGGCCGATGAGGTGGTGATGGCGGATGTTCTCCTGAAATGGCAGCAGGAGTGTCTCCAGTCCGCATGA
- a CDS encoding saccharopine dehydrogenase family protein yields MNKVLIIGAGGVGSVVAHKCAMVPEVFGEITLASRTVSKCDAIAAEVKRRTGREIATAAIDADDPVQTAALIRKTGAKLVINVALPYQDLSIMDACLDAGVDYLDTANYEPKDVAKFEYSWQWAYHEKFVAAGLSALLGSGFDPGVTNVFTAWALKHHFDEIHTLDIIDVNGGNHGKAFATNFNPEINIREVTAPCRHFEEGGFVETPAMSLHQPFTCPDGVGTYEIYRMYHEELESLVKHIPTIKRAQFWMSFSPNYLKHLEVLQNVGMTRIDPVVYQGVEIIPLQFLKAVLPNPGDLGQTTKGKTCIGNVITGVKDGQPKAIYIYNICDHEACFAEVGSQAISYTTGVPAMIGAKQVLEGKWQHPGVWNMEQYDPDPFMADLNIHGLPWQWVELSPEAARSFKVV; encoded by the coding sequence ATGAACAAAGTCCTGATCATCGGAGCCGGCGGAGTCGGCAGTGTCGTCGCCCACAAATGTGCCATGGTGCCGGAGGTGTTCGGTGAGATCACCCTGGCGTCCCGCACGGTGTCGAAATGCGATGCCATCGCCGCGGAGGTGAAGCGCCGCACCGGCCGGGAGATCGCCACCGCCGCCATTGATGCGGATGATCCGGTCCAGACCGCCGCCCTGATCCGGAAAACCGGCGCGAAGCTGGTCATCAACGTGGCTCTGCCCTATCAGGATCTTTCCATCATGGATGCCTGCCTGGATGCGGGGGTCGATTACCTGGACACCGCGAACTATGAGCCGAAGGACGTCGCGAAGTTCGAATATTCCTGGCAGTGGGCCTACCATGAGAAGTTCGTGGCCGCCGGTCTTTCCGCGCTTCTCGGCTCCGGCTTTGATCCCGGTGTCACCAACGTCTTCACCGCCTGGGCGCTCAAGCACCACTTCGATGAGATCCACACGCTGGACATCATCGACGTGAACGGCGGCAACCATGGCAAGGCCTTCGCCACCAACTTCAACCCGGAAATCAACATCCGTGAGGTCACCGCGCCCTGCCGTCACTTTGAGGAAGGAGGCTTCGTCGAAACACCCGCCATGTCCCTCCACCAGCCGTTCACCTGCCCGGATGGCGTGGGCACCTACGAAATCTACCGCATGTACCACGAGGAACTGGAGTCCCTGGTGAAGCACATCCCCACCATCAAGCGCGCCCAGTTCTGGATGTCTTTTTCCCCGAACTACCTGAAGCACCTGGAAGTGCTCCAGAACGTCGGCATGACCCGCATCGACCCGGTGGTTTATCAAGGCGTGGAGATCATCCCGCTGCAGTTCCTCAAGGCGGTTCTTCCGAATCCCGGTGACCTCGGGCAGACGACCAAAGGAAAGACCTGTATTGGTAATGTGATCACCGGCGTCAAAGATGGCCAACCCAAGGCGATCTACATCTACAATATCTGCGATCACGAAGCGTGCTTCGCGGAGGTGGGGTCACAGGCGATTTCCTACACCACCGGAGTCCCGGCGATGATTGGCGCCAAGCAGGTTCTGGAAGGAAAATGGCAGCATCCGGGGGTCTGGAACATGGAGCAATACGATCCGGATCCTTTCATGGCGGATCTCAACATCCACGGCCTCCCATGGCAGTGGGTGGAGCTCTCTCCGGAGGCCGCGCGTAGTTTCAAAGTGGTCTAA
- the gspG gene encoding type II secretion system major pseudopilin GspG: MKIQRPSLRHRLATGFTLLEMVIVLGIIAILLGGSIALIGGVGDGAKLQRVRADFQSVGSALNTYRVNAGRYPTTQQGLAALVDKPTSTPVPRDWVRISKKIPVDPWQNPYGYKFPGSKDPSEFELISNGPDGIPNTPDDLSSQDPE, translated from the coding sequence ATGAAAATCCAACGTCCATCCCTCCGTCACCGCCTTGCCACCGGCTTCACCCTTCTCGAAATGGTCATCGTGCTCGGCATCATCGCCATTCTGCTCGGCGGATCGATCGCCCTGATCGGCGGCGTGGGTGATGGCGCGAAGCTCCAGCGGGTCCGCGCCGACTTCCAGAGCGTGGGTTCCGCCCTGAATACCTACCGCGTCAACGCCGGGCGCTATCCGACCACCCAGCAAGGCCTGGCCGCGCTGGTGGACAAACCGACCTCCACGCCGGTGCCCCGCGACTGGGTCCGGATTTCCAAGAAAATCCCCGTCGATCCGTGGCAGAACCCCTACGGGTATAAGTTCCCCGGCAGCAAGGATCCCAGCGAGTTCGAGCTGATCAGCAACGGACCTGACGGCATTCCAAATACTCCCGATGATCTCAGCAGTCAGGATCCGGAATGA
- a CDS encoding prepilin-type N-terminal cleavage/methylation domain-containing protein: MISAVRIRNDLKRGFTLIEIVLVLGLAALIAGGAVTYMVYSSDERVLRNTSGEIELMAKRARTMAILQQTPYALEFRKERVRLLPLAEAGGIERKTGLGNEIGGRTVEFEDPDKIAPVREEFALPDDMEVSILRWNTTAWIPLVRDVIQIWRFDPDGLCEPVTVRYAIEKGVAESTFHPLTATVSDFLLEAR, translated from the coding sequence ATGATCTCAGCAGTCAGGATCCGGAATGATCTGAAACGGGGGTTCACCCTCATTGAGATCGTCCTGGTTCTCGGCCTCGCGGCCCTGATCGCGGGCGGAGCCGTCACCTACATGGTCTATTCGTCGGATGAGCGCGTACTGCGCAACACCTCCGGCGAGATCGAGCTGATGGCGAAGCGCGCGCGGACCATGGCCATCCTCCAGCAAACGCCCTACGCCCTCGAGTTCCGCAAGGAACGCGTGCGCCTCCTGCCACTGGCGGAGGCGGGCGGCATCGAACGGAAGACCGGCCTCGGCAACGAAATCGGCGGACGGACCGTCGAGTTCGAGGATCCGGACAAAATCGCGCCGGTCAGGGAGGAGTTCGCCCTTCCGGATGACATGGAGGTTTCCATCCTCCGCTGGAACACCACCGCGTGGATCCCGCTGGTCCGGGATGTGATCCAGATCTGGCGCTTCGATCCGGATGGCCTGTGCGAGCCGGTCACCGTCCGCTATGCCATCGAAAAGGGCGTGGCCGAAAGCACCTTCCACCCGCTCACCGCCACGGTCAGCGATTTCCTCCTCGAAGCCCGATGA
- a CDS encoding prepilin-type N-terminal cleavage/methylation domain-containing protein, giving the protein MRMRRTISRKQGFTLLELVISIAMSALLIGMVVQTANTSLQLGNSVVKSQNEEMLRQSFIELLDRRLTSLPGNTRFDVKVTDNGTQYESTITLQKVPLSFAWGNQERVAKAVTLSTVRTRSGFFDIVLSYYENEILEDTSATRTSGSVALSKEPFAQIVLLSNLRYFEWRFLDGTNLEWRYDWDLQGRLPLQIELCFAFGATGEEIRQIFWLPPKQNPEILAREMMQNSGGGTIITPGPGPNPGPDPNPSPTE; this is encoded by the coding sequence GTGAGAATGCGCCGCACCATTTCCCGGAAGCAGGGTTTCACGTTGCTGGAACTGGTGATCTCCATCGCGATGAGCGCGCTGCTCATCGGCATGGTGGTGCAGACGGCGAACACCTCCCTGCAACTCGGCAACTCGGTGGTGAAAAGCCAGAACGAGGAAATGCTCCGGCAGTCGTTCATCGAGCTGCTGGACCGCAGGCTCACCTCCCTGCCCGGCAACACCCGCTTTGACGTGAAGGTGACGGACAACGGCACCCAGTATGAATCCACCATCACCCTGCAGAAGGTGCCCCTCAGCTTCGCCTGGGGAAACCAGGAACGGGTGGCGAAGGCGGTGACCCTCAGCACCGTCCGCACCCGCAGCGGATTCTTTGACATCGTCCTCAGCTACTATGAGAACGAGATCCTGGAGGACACCAGCGCCACCAGAACCAGCGGCTCCGTCGCGCTGTCAAAGGAGCCTTTCGCCCAGATCGTCCTGCTTTCCAACCTCCGCTACTTCGAGTGGCGCTTCCTCGACGGCACGAACCTGGAGTGGCGCTACGACTGGGACCTGCAGGGCCGCCTGCCGCTGCAGATCGAACTCTGCTTCGCCTTCGGTGCCACCGGTGAGGAGATCCGCCAGATCTTTTGGCTGCCACCGAAACAAAACCCGGAGATCCTCGCCCGGGAAATGATGCAGAACTCCGGCGGCGGGACCATCATCACTCCGGGCCCCGGCCCGAATCCGGGCCCTGACCCAAATCCGTCTCCCACCGAATGA
- a CDS encoding general secretion pathway protein GspK codes for MTRRRRHPRGASLLAVILLIAILAMATMTTLRVVSFDMEIATAKIHGSRAKQVAEMGIAIGSNPSVKRSDPLLHYFNEETGERYDVRIISEGGRFNINSIVLRDDKPLLRSIFIDWGLDLDTAGAIADAFGDWVDADDNAALNGAEKEWYESQGRINQPFNRPFYNLDEVRLVRGMELVEAVRPDWRDWFTIYSGGGLDVNDAEAELIAAAAEVNVDQAKTIVETVRGPDGIRDTDDDVPFQNPQAALQLLGIDGESRPDILARFSANDSTVRIESTGSADGARRRVNAILRNRSGRPALLEKSVEILPSE; via the coding sequence ATGACCCGCCGCCGCAGACATCCCCGTGGCGCGTCATTGCTGGCCGTCATCCTGCTCATCGCCATCCTCGCCATGGCGACCATGACCACCTTGCGGGTCGTGTCTTTCGACATGGAGATCGCCACGGCGAAGATCCACGGCTCCCGCGCCAAACAGGTCGCGGAGATGGGAATCGCCATCGGCTCGAATCCTTCGGTGAAACGGAGCGATCCCCTGCTCCACTACTTCAACGAGGAGACGGGGGAACGGTACGATGTGCGCATCATTTCCGAAGGGGGCCGGTTCAACATCAACTCCATCGTCCTGCGGGATGACAAGCCCCTGCTGCGGTCGATCTTCATCGACTGGGGGCTGGATCTGGACACTGCGGGAGCCATCGCGGACGCCTTCGGGGACTGGGTGGATGCGGATGACAACGCGGCGCTCAACGGAGCGGAAAAGGAATGGTACGAAAGCCAGGGCCGGATCAACCAGCCGTTCAACCGCCCGTTCTACAACCTGGATGAAGTCCGCCTGGTGCGCGGAATGGAACTGGTGGAGGCCGTCCGTCCGGACTGGCGGGACTGGTTCACCATTTACTCCGGCGGCGGGCTGGATGTGAATGACGCGGAGGCGGAACTCATCGCGGCGGCGGCGGAGGTCAACGTGGACCAGGCGAAGACCATCGTCGAGACGGTGCGTGGCCCGGACGGCATCCGGGACACGGATGATGACGTCCCTTTCCAGAACCCGCAGGCGGCGCTCCAGCTTTTGGGCATCGACGGCGAAAGCAGGCCCGATATACTCGCGCGCTTCAGCGCCAATGACTCGACCGTCCGCATCGAAAGCACCGGCTCCGCCGACGGCGCGCGCCGGCGCGTGAACGCCATCCTCCGCAACCGCTCCGGAAGACCCGCCCTGTTAGAAAAATCCGTAGAAATCCTGCCCAGTGAGTAA
- the recR gene encoding recombination mediator RecR: MARADFPEPVKALVAELKRLPGVGPRSAERMAVWLLRNKKAEPASLAAALVKAEEEIISCPVCGFFATRGGCGICDDPRRDDHLLCVVEQATDVLPLERSGAFNGRYHCLGGKLSPLDRVSPEDLEIPSLLKRIGEGEVEVILALGSDVEGEATANYLADLLRGRSCRISRIAQGLPAGGGLEHADELTLMRALQGRRSF; this comes from the coding sequence ATGGCGAGAGCGGATTTTCCAGAGCCGGTGAAAGCATTGGTCGCGGAGCTGAAGCGGCTTCCCGGGGTGGGACCGCGCAGCGCGGAGCGGATGGCCGTCTGGTTGCTGAGGAACAAGAAAGCGGAACCCGCCTCGCTCGCCGCGGCCCTGGTGAAGGCGGAGGAGGAGATCATTTCCTGTCCGGTCTGCGGATTCTTCGCCACCCGTGGCGGTTGTGGCATCTGTGATGACCCGCGGAGGGATGACCATCTCCTCTGTGTGGTGGAACAAGCCACCGATGTTCTTCCCCTGGAACGCTCCGGAGCATTCAACGGCAGATACCACTGTCTGGGCGGGAAACTCTCCCCGCTGGACCGGGTTTCCCCGGAGGATCTGGAAATCCCATCCCTGCTCAAGCGCATCGGCGAAGGGGAGGTCGAAGTCATTCTGGCCCTCGGGTCGGATGTCGAGGGTGAGGCCACGGCCAACTACCTGGCGGACCTCCTGCGGGGGCGGAGCTGCCGGATCAGCCGCATCGCCCAAGGCCTGCCGGCCGGCGGTGGCCTGGAACATGCCGACGAACTCACGTTGATGCGCGCCCTCCAGGGCCGCCGCAGCTTTTAA
- a CDS encoding peroxiredoxin, which yields MKPAPGTPAPDFEATVVDGTREGRVKLSGLRGGKVVLVFYPKDSTPGCTIQACALRDGWEEIRGKATIFGVSADGVRSHLNFIRKRELPYPLIADEDRRICGAYGVWVEKSFMGRKFMGIERTTFVIGEDGRISAVLEKVSPPKHLALLKEALA from the coding sequence ATGAAACCTGCGCCGGGCACCCCTGCCCCCGACTTTGAAGCCACCGTGGTGGATGGCACCCGCGAAGGCCGCGTGAAACTCTCCGGCCTCCGCGGCGGGAAAGTGGTGCTTGTCTTTTATCCGAAGGACAGCACTCCAGGCTGCACCATCCAGGCCTGTGCGTTGAGGGATGGCTGGGAGGAGATCCGCGGGAAGGCCACCATCTTCGGCGTCAGCGCGGATGGCGTGCGGAGCCACCTCAATTTCATCCGCAAGCGGGAACTGCCCTACCCCCTCATCGCGGATGAGGACCGCCGGATCTGCGGAGCCTATGGCGTGTGGGTGGAGAAATCCTTCATGGGCAGGAAATTCATGGGCATCGAGCGCACCACCTTCGTCATCGGTGAGGATGGCCGGATCTCCGCCGTTCTGGAGAAAGTTTCACCTCCCAAACACCTCGCTCTCCTGAAGGAAGCCCTTGCTTGA
- a CDS encoding CDP-alcohol phosphatidyltransferase family protein → MTLASKITLTRLLLVPVFAVLAICYGRSIAAGEPVEWLRIAALATFVTAAASDGIDGWVARRFNQRSKFGAFIDPLADKTLLLTGITVLAAVDWGPDGWRLPAWFCALVVLRDVIIVAGLAYLHFSRHRKIHFKPHWSGKVCTVAQMFALGWVMLRIYFLPPIYPCLIAAVFTVWSTVAYVRQGLAILNESGHARG, encoded by the coding sequence ATGACCCTGGCCAGCAAGATCACCCTCACCCGCCTGCTGCTGGTGCCGGTCTTTGCGGTTCTGGCCATCTGCTACGGGCGGAGCATCGCGGCGGGGGAACCGGTGGAGTGGCTGCGCATCGCGGCTCTGGCCACCTTCGTGACGGCGGCTGCGAGTGACGGGATCGACGGCTGGGTGGCCCGGCGGTTCAACCAGCGCTCGAAGTTCGGCGCGTTCATCGACCCGCTGGCGGACAAGACGCTGCTGCTGACAGGCATCACGGTGCTGGCTGCGGTGGACTGGGGTCCGGACGGCTGGAGGCTGCCGGCGTGGTTCTGCGCCTTGGTCGTCCTGCGGGACGTGATCATCGTGGCCGGGCTGGCCTACCTGCATTTCTCACGCCACAGGAAGATCCATTTCAAACCACACTGGAGTGGCAAGGTCTGCACGGTGGCCCAGATGTTCGCGCTGGGATGGGTGATGCTGAGGATCTACTTTCTGCCGCCCATCTACCCCTGTCTCATCGCCGCGGTTTTCACGGTGTGGTCCACGGTCGCCTATGTCCGCCAGGGACTGGCCATCCTGAATGAAAGCGGCCACGCCCGCGGGTAA
- a CDS encoding autotransporter-associated beta strand repeat-containing protein has protein sequence MKPSFHRMFSRGLRPGLITAICLTGPAAYSADVDHVLSSTSGTWAAATWTNGTPAVNPGDIATYSGGSNSTISLGSAVTIGVLRGAMSNTSTWGISSDGSIAFTMDGTGINATNNRFGNAGTASIVNSSPGGTLTVRPNLIMTNTNLDIGTTGSGAAIINIGSATANTNTITNADSTARSLNFRLNAGTGNLNIGSSIGVTGVTGGLINVSNLGTNGTGAVVISGNLGTFVGSVVQNSANSRLILSGANDYAGAYTITSGALSFATRTSLYNANTAQWTASNIQVAAAGILGLGFGGTGSFTEAEIKALNDGAILTAGSRLGIEVASGNTGTYAETIANANGGANVTGFAKLGAGTLILTGANTYTGNTTISGGTLRLGVAQGETTGPLGGGTGGIPTGTIHFNGGTLQYSATNTTDYSSRFSTAAGNQVSIDTNSQTVTFASGINSSTGGLTKIGSGTLILTAASTMTNASVVTNINGGTLRGVDSTVYTAGSNTLLKIFGTGSVQIANNATLDARADGLNDSSSQTLTYGNQIQVSSTGATYNINVDRASATGGTNKIIAFGSHNIGANTTMNLTGGNGYSLSLNQLQLGGGSAANAVMTMNPTTANLLLAGVSGGSNTASPTLRLSGTSTGNVISGAVANPNATVTNRTSLIKSGTSVWTLNGTNTYTGTTTIEAGTLVVNGSIAASTATVPTVIIQSSGTLAGIGTVNNALSISGTVAPGDLNGAAGKMTFNSSVAGTADFSTGGNLQWSITALTDLPSAAGTDYDELTLAGSLGLTLGGTSSLTLAFGGGAADPNSGDSFWTIERSWKIVNNTGTGTNSGATNFSQITNGSYSGGSFSTLADASGNVFLNFTPIPEPGTATLLAAALGLSLRRRRNA, from the coding sequence ATGAAACCCTCCTTCCACCGCATGTTCTCCCGCGGGTTGCGCCCCGGACTCATCACGGCCATCTGCCTCACCGGTCCGGCGGCTTATTCCGCGGATGTGGACCACGTTTTGTCCTCCACCAGCGGCACCTGGGCGGCGGCCACCTGGACGAATGGAACGCCTGCCGTGAATCCCGGAGACATCGCCACCTACAGTGGTGGATCCAACTCGACCATTTCCCTGGGAAGCGCGGTCACCATCGGGGTGTTGAGGGGTGCGATGTCGAACACCTCCACCTGGGGGATCTCGTCGGACGGAAGCATCGCTTTCACGATGGATGGAACGGGGATCAATGCCACGAACAACCGGTTCGGCAATGCGGGCACCGCTTCCATCGTCAACTCGAGTCCGGGCGGCACTCTCACGGTGCGTCCGAATCTCATCATGACGAACACCAATCTGGACATCGGCACCACCGGGTCCGGAGCGGCCATCATCAACATCGGCTCCGCCACGGCCAACACGAACACCATCACCAATGCGGACAGCACCGCACGCTCCCTGAATTTCCGCCTGAATGCCGGGACGGGGAACCTGAACATCGGCAGTTCCATCGGTGTGACGGGAGTCACGGGAGGATTGATCAATGTTTCCAACCTCGGCACGAATGGGACGGGGGCGGTGGTCATTTCCGGAAACCTGGGGACCTTTGTGGGATCGGTGGTCCAGAACAGCGCGAACTCCCGCCTGATCCTTTCGGGTGCGAACGACTATGCCGGAGCGTACACCATCACGTCGGGCGCACTTTCCTTCGCCACACGGACCTCACTCTACAACGCGAACACCGCGCAGTGGACCGCGTCGAACATCCAGGTGGCGGCCGCCGGCATCCTCGGGCTGGGCTTCGGCGGGACCGGCAGTTTCACGGAAGCGGAGATCAAAGCGCTCAACGACGGGGCAATCCTGACAGCCGGCTCCCGGCTGGGGATCGAGGTCGCTTCCGGAAACACCGGCACCTACGCGGAGACCATCGCCAACGCGAACGGCGGGGCGAATGTGACCGGCTTCGCCAAACTCGGCGCAGGCACGCTGATCCTCACCGGCGCGAATACCTACACGGGCAATACGACGATTTCCGGAGGCACCCTCCGTCTGGGCGTGGCACAGGGGGAAACCACCGGGCCGCTGGGAGGCGGCACGGGCGGCATCCCCACCGGGACGATCCACTTCAACGGCGGAACGCTCCAATACTCCGCCACGAACACCACGGACTATTCCAGCCGTTTCAGCACGGCGGCGGGCAACCAGGTCAGCATCGACACCAACAGCCAGACGGTCACCTTCGCCAGTGGGATCAACAGCAGCACGGGCGGCCTCACCAAAATTGGTTCCGGAACCCTCATCCTGACCGCAGCCAGCACGATGACGAACGCATCGGTCGTCACCAACATCAATGGCGGCACGCTCCGCGGCGTGGATTCCACCGTTTATACCGCAGGCAGCAATACCTTGCTGAAGATCTTCGGCACCGGATCCGTCCAGATCGCGAACAACGCGACATTGGATGCCCGCGCCGACGGCCTCAATGACAGTTCATCCCAGACGCTGACCTACGGGAACCAGATCCAGGTTTCCTCCACGGGAGCAACCTACAACATCAATGTGGACCGTGCCTCGGCGACCGGCGGCACGAACAAGATCATCGCCTTCGGCAGCCACAACATCGGTGCCAACACAACGATGAACCTCACCGGCGGCAATGGCTACTCACTCAGCCTCAACCAGCTCCAACTCGGTGGCGGTTCAGCCGCGAACGCGGTGATGACGATGAACCCCACCACCGCGAATCTCCTGCTGGCGGGAGTGAGCGGGGGTTCCAACACGGCCAGCCCGACGCTGAGGTTGTCGGGCACCAGTACGGGCAATGTGATCAGCGGAGCCGTGGCGAATCCCAACGCGACGGTGACGAACCGCACTTCACTGATCAAAAGCGGAACCAGTGTCTGGACGCTCAACGGGACGAACACCTACACCGGAACGACCACCATCGAGGCCGGGACGCTGGTCGTGAACGGCTCCATCGCCGCGAGCACCGCCACCGTGCCCACCGTCATCATCCAATCTTCGGGAACACTCGCAGGGATCGGCACCGTCAACAACGCCCTGAGCATTTCCGGCACGGTCGCACCGGGCGACCTCAACGGCGCGGCGGGGAAAATGACCTTCAACAGCTCCGTGGCGGGCACGGCGGACTTCAGCACCGGAGGCAATCTCCAATGGAGCATCACCGCGCTCACCGACCTCCCCTCCGCGGCGGGAACGGACTATGATGAGCTGACTTTGGCCGGTTCACTGGGCCTGACGCTGGGTGGCACTTCCAGCCTGACGCTCGCCTTCGGAGGAGGGGCGGCCGACCCGAATTCCGGGGACAGCTTCTGGACGATCGAGCGGAGCTGGAAGATCGTGAACAACACAGGCACCGGCACCAACTCCGGAGCCACCAACTTCAGCCAGATCACGAACGGCAGCTACTCGGGCGGATCCTTCTCCACCCTGGCGGATGCGTCGGGGAACGTGTTCCTGAATTTCACGCCGATCCCGGAACCCGGAACCGCCACCCTGCTGGCCGCGGCGCTGGGACTCTCCCTCCGCCGCAGGCGGAATGCCTGA
- a CDS encoding YdcF family protein, translating into MKKKVHRSVFARWFRRVVITGFLLAFVAVGFVVYVNIIPMWASRGQLFTDVTSLPKAKVGLLFGTTDRVDGRENLYFRYRIDAAEKVWKAGKLETIIVSGDNRETYYNEPRKMKAALIARGVPGDRIVCDYAGLRTLDSVVRAKEIFGADPVMFISQRFQNERAIYLAEAHGIGVLGFNAEDVRGRGGLKTKAREVAARIQMWLDVHFLNTRPRHLGDKVELPD; encoded by the coding sequence ATGAAGAAAAAGGTCCATAGGAGCGTTTTCGCCAGGTGGTTCCGGCGGGTGGTGATCACCGGCTTTCTGCTCGCGTTCGTGGCGGTGGGATTTGTGGTGTATGTGAACATCATCCCCATGTGGGCTTCACGTGGGCAGCTTTTCACGGATGTCACTTCGCTGCCGAAGGCGAAGGTCGGTTTGTTGTTCGGAACCACGGACCGGGTGGACGGACGTGAGAACCTCTACTTCCGCTACCGTATCGACGCCGCTGAGAAGGTATGGAAGGCGGGGAAACTCGAAACCATCATCGTCTCCGGGGACAACCGCGAGACGTACTACAACGAACCCCGGAAAATGAAGGCCGCCCTCATCGCCCGCGGCGTGCCGGGGGACCGCATCGTCTGCGACTACGCGGGCCTGCGGACCCTGGACTCCGTTGTCCGGGCGAAGGAGATCTTTGGGGCGGATCCGGTCATGTTCATCAGCCAGAGGTTCCAGAATGAGCGGGCCATCTACCTCGCGGAGGCCCATGGCATCGGCGTCTTAGGCTTCAATGCCGAGGACGTCCGGGGCAGGGGAGGGCTCAAGACGAAGGCACGCGAGGTCGCCGCCCGGATCCAGATGTGGCTGGATGTCCATTTCCTGAACACCCGGCCAAGGCATCTGGGGGACAAGGTCGAACTGCCCGACTGA